In the genome of Candidatus Pristimantibacillus lignocellulolyticus, the window CACAGTGTACGCATGTTCTTGTGATGCATGATGGAGTACCAGTTGGTACTGGTAGAATTAGTGGCAAAGATGGTGTTGGTAAAATCCAACGTGTATGTGCACTTCAACAAGCAAGAGGATTAGGTGTAGGAAAGTGTATTATGGACGCGTTAGAAACGATTGCACGCGAAAAGCAGTTGAGTAGCGTTAAGTTAGGTGCGCAAGTACATGCTTTACCATTTTATGAGAAGCTAGGATACTCCGTTATATCGGACGTTTTTATTGAAGAAAATATCCCTCATGTAACGATGCAAAAAGAATTAAAATAGGTGATCGCACAAGATAACACTGTTAATTTACAATAGATAAAATTAGATATTAATGTAACTTTAGATGTAACTAAGAGGTGATCATATGTTTTTGCGTAGCCTTGAGATTATGAATAAAACGAATATCAATAACTATCCATTTACCATTCCAGCTATTAGAAGTTTAGGAGCACTACAATTTGAGAAAAACGTAACTTTCTTTGTAGGAGAGAATGGTTCAGGGAAGTCAACGATACTTGAAGCAATAGCGTACCAGTGTGGCTTCAATACGGCAGGTGGAAGCAAGAATAACAGCTATGAGGTAGATGCTTCACACTCTGTGTTGGGTGATCATATGCGGTTATCTTGGATGCCCAAAGTTACAAATGGTTTTTTTATGCGAGCAGAAACGTTCTACCATTTTGCTTCACACCTTGATACGATGCCGGAGAGTTTGCGACATTATGGTGGTCGCTCTTTACACGAACAATCACATGGAGAAGCATTTTTATCTCTATTCAGCCATCGATTTGGTAAACAGGCAATATATATATTGGATGAACCCGAAGCGGCTCTTTCACCTGCGAGACAGTTGGCACTATTACGAATTATTAGAGAGATGGAGAATGATACTCAGTTTATTATAGCTACACATTCTCCAATCTTACTTGGCTATCCCAATGCACAAATACTGAATTTTGATGCGCAACCTGTACAGAATATTCGATATGAAGATACGCTGCATTATATTATAACTAGACGTTTTCTTGAAAATAAAGATAAGGTATTAAGTGAAGTATTTGATGACTAATTCTCCAAGCTATAATTAATCAGATTCCCTAGATTATAAATAGCTTGAATTCAATATATAAGTATATTATTATATACTTATATAAAGGAGTGGGATGATGGATAACGTACTATTAGAGAAACAACTAAAAGCTGTAGCAGATATTAATCGTTTGACATTACTTAGTTGCTTAAAGAAAGGCGAAGTCTGTGTATGTGACTTGGTTCCCGTACTAGATATATCGCAACCAGCAGTAAGCCAACATTTGAAAAAGTTAAAAGAAGCAGGAATTATTACGGAAAGAAAGCTTGGCACATGGAAACATTATCGTCTGGTGGAAGAACAAACAATAGTTATGCAATCCATCTTATCTCAATTAGATGAAAG includes:
- a CDS encoding GNAT family N-acetyltransferase; this encodes MNWIKVETMEQLNEAIAIRFKVFVDEQGVDAEIEKDHYDKISAQCTHVLVMHDGVPVGTGRISGKDGVGKIQRVCALQQARGLGVGKCIMDALETIAREKQLSSVKLGAQVHALPFYEKLGYSVISDVFIEENIPHVTMQKELK
- a CDS encoding metalloregulator ArsR/SmtB family transcription factor — protein: MDNVLLEKQLKAVADINRLTLLSCLKKGEVCVCDLVPVLDISQPAVSQHLKKLKEAGIITERKLGTWKHYRLVEEQTIVMQSILSQLDERDVCSCESGCEAK
- a CDS encoding AAA family ATPase; amino-acid sequence: MFLRSLEIMNKTNINNYPFTIPAIRSLGALQFEKNVTFFVGENGSGKSTILEAIAYQCGFNTAGGSKNNSYEVDASHSVLGDHMRLSWMPKVTNGFFMRAETFYHFASHLDTMPESLRHYGGRSLHEQSHGEAFLSLFSHRFGKQAIYILDEPEAALSPARQLALLRIIREMENDTQFIIATHSPILLGYPNAQILNFDAQPVQNIRYEDTLHYIITRRFLENKDKVLSEVFDD